In a single window of the Cervus elaphus chromosome 1, mCerEla1.1, whole genome shotgun sequence genome:
- the LOC122700171 gene encoding olfactory receptor 5AP2, with translation MARYMKEVQTRNQTEVTEFILLGLSDNSELQVVLFGLFLLIYMASMVGNLGMIVLIKVDPCLHTPMYFFLSSLSFVDASYSSSVTPKMLVNLVAERKAISFNGCAAQFYFFGSFLSTECFLLAMMAYDRYAAIWNPLLYPVLMSGRICFLLVATSFLAGFGNAAIHTGMTFKLPFCGSNKINHFYCDTPPLLKLSCSDTRINGIVIMAFSSVSVIGCVMIVLISYLCILVAILRMPSLEGRHKAFSTCASHLMAITIFFGTILFMYLCPTSSYSMEQDKIASVFYAVVIPMLNPLIYSLKNKDVKGALKKILQKQIL, from the coding sequence ATGGCCAGATATATGAAAGAGGtgcaaaccaggaatcaaacagaaGTGACAGAATTTATCCTCTTAGGACTCTCAGACAATTCAGAGCTCCAGGTGGTCCTCTTTGGATTGTTTCTGTTGATCTATATGGCAAGCATGGTGGGTAATTTGGGGATGATTGTGTTAATTAAGGTGGATCCTTgtctccacacccccatgtacttttttCTCAGCAGTCTCTCCTTTGTTGATGCCTCTTACTCTTCTTCTGTCACTCCTAAGATGCTGGTGAACCTCGTGGCTGAGAGGAAGGCCATTTCTTTTAATGGATGCGCTGCCCAGTTCTATTTCTTTGGCTCCTTCCTGAGCACTGAGTGCTTCTTGTTAGCTATGATGGCATATGACCGCTATGCAGCCATTTGGAACCCTTTGCTGTATCCAGTTCTCATGTCTGGGAGAATTTGCTTCTTGCTAGTGGCTACCTCATTCCTAGCAGGTTTTGGAAATGCAGCCATACACACAGGAATGACTTTCAAATTGCCCTTTTGTGGCTCCAATAAGATCAATCATTTCTACTGTGATACACCACCCCTGCTCAAACTCTCTTGCTCTGATACCCGCATCAATGGCATTGTGATCATGGCTTTCTCCAGTGTTAGTGTCATCGGCTGTGTTATGATCGTCCTCATTTCCTACCTATGCATCCTTGTTGCCATCTTGAGGATGCCCTCATTAGAGGGCAGGCacaaagccttctccacctgtgcctCTCACCTCATGGCCATCACCATATTCTTTGGGACGATTCTCTTCATGTACTTGTGTCCTACGTCTAGCTACTCAATGGAGCAGGACAAGATTGCCTCTGTCTTTTATGCGGTAGTGATCCCTATGCTAAATCCCCTCATCTACAGTTTGAAAAATAAGGATGTGAAAGGGGCCTTAAAGAAGATCTTACAGAAACAGATACTGTGA
- the LOC122700320 gene encoding olfactory receptor 1019-like has translation MDKENHSMVTEFIFMGITQDPQLQIIFFVVFLLVYLVNVVGNVGMIILIITDTQLHTPMYFFLCNLSFVDLGYSSAIAPRMLADFLTKRKVISFSSCATQFAFFVGFVDAECYVLAAMAYDRFVAICRPLHYSALMSKRVCMALVLGSYLAGLVSLVAHTSLTFSLSYCGSNIINHFFCEIPPLLALSCLDTYISEILLFSLCGFIEFSTILIIFISYAFILIAIIRMRSAAGRLKAFSTCGSHLTGVTLFYGTVMFMYLRPTSSYSLDQDKWASVFYTVIIPMLNPLIYSLRNKDVKAALKKITGKKPQ, from the coding sequence atggataaagaaaaccaCTCAATGGTGACTGAGTTTATCTTTATGGGCATCACTCAAGACCCTCAGCTGCAGATCATCTTTTTTGTGGTCTTCCTCTTGGTCTACCTGGTCAATGTAGTGGGGAATGTTGGGATGATTATCCTGATCATAACAGACACTCAGCTTCACACAcccatgtattttttcctctgCAACCTCTCTTTTGTCGACCTGGGCTACTCCTCAGCCATTGCCCCCAGGATGCTGGCTGACTTCCTAACAAAGCGCAAAGTCATCTCTTTTTCCAGCTGTGCCACCCAGTTCGCGTTTTTCGTAGGCTTTGTGGATGCCGAGTGCTACGTCCTGGctgccatggcctatgaccgcttcgTGGCCATCTGTCGACCCCTCCACTACAGTGCTCTCATGTCCAAGCGAGTCTGCATGGCTCTCGTGCTGGGCTCCTACCTGGCTGGCTTGGTGAGTTTAGTGGCCCACActtccctcactttcagtctgagTTACTGTGGTTCCAACATCATCAACCACTTCTTCTGTGAAATCCCACCGCTCTTAGCCCTCTCTTGCTTGGACACCTACATCAGCGAGATCTTGCTTTTCAGTCTCTGTGGCTTCATTGAATTCAGCACCATCCTCATCATCTTTATCTCCTATGCCTTCATCCTCATCGCAATTATCAGAATGCGCTCAGCTGCAGGCCGCCTGAAGGCTTTCTCCACTTGCGGGTCTCACCTCACTGGCGTCACGCTTTTTTATGGCACAGTCATGTTTATGTACCTGAGGCCAACATCCAGCTACTCCCTGGATCAAGACAAATGGGCCTCTGTGTTCTACACTGTTATCATCCCCATGTTGAATCCCTTGATCTACAGTTTACGGAACAAGGATGTGAAGGCTGCTCTCAAGAAAATAACTGGAAAGAAACctcaataa